GGCCGGGATATCGACGAGAAACTTCAAGACCGGATGGGTTATCTCCCGGAGGAGCGCGGACTTTACAAAAAGATCAAGGTCGTCGAACAGCTTCGTTACTTCGCGGCGCTCAAGGGCGTTTCGCGCAAGGAAGCCGACCGGCGTATCGATTACTGGCTCGACCGAATGCGCCTTTCCGAATGGAAGAACAAAAAGACCACCGATCTTTCAAAAGGGATGTCGCAGAAGATCCAGTTCATCGCGACCGTATTGCACGATCCGGAATTGCTGATCCTTGACGAGCCGTTTTCGGGGCTGGACCCGGTCAATGTCGAGTTTCTGATCGAGGTCGTCTCGGAACTTAAAGCACAGCACAAGACGATCATCTTTTCGACGCATCTGATGGAAACCGCCGAACGCCTCTGCGACGACATTATTTTGATCAACAAGGCGCGAATGGTTCTGTCGGGAACATTGCGCGAAGTTAAGGAAAGTTTCGGTTCGAACCTCATCTCGCTTCGCGCTGATTCGGCTGAAGCGATATTGGCGGACACATCGCTCGTTTCGAAGGCGATCGCCCACGCGGATGAGACCGTGGTCGTCCTCGCGGACGGCGTCGATGAACAAATGCTCCTCAAACGGCTCGTCGCGAACGGCTCGCGGGTGACCAAGTTCGAAAAAATCGAGCCGAGTTTGAACGACATCTTTATTGAGAAAGTGAGAAGTGAGAACTGAGAAGTGAGAACTGGGAAGTGAGAACTGGGAAGTGAGAACTGGGAAGTGAGAACTGAGAAGTGAGGAGTGGGAACTGGGAAGTGAGAACTGGGAAGTGAGAACTGGGAAGTGAGAAGTGGGAACTGAGAAGTGGGAAGTGAGAAGTGGGAAGTGAGAAGTGGGAACTGGGAAGTGAGAACTGGGAAGTGCGAAGTGGTGAGAAGTGGGAACTGGGAAGTGAGAGATGCAGTTCCCGAATTCTCAGTTCTCACTTCCCACTTCCCAGTTCCAGAAGTGAGAGTTTAGAAATTTATATCTCTGGGGAAAATGACCGAATACTCAAAGGAAGAAACAAACACAAAAAAGGGGAGAGAAGAAATGAAAACAAACATACTCAAAGAAAAATCTTACAAATTTGCATTGCGCACGGTTCGACTCGGATTGATGCTCCAAAGAGAGAAGAAGGTATTCATTCTGTCGAGGCAGATAATGCGTTCCGGAACCTCAATCGGGGCGAATATCGAGGAATCGTATCAAGGTGAATCGCGGGCCGATTTCATTCACAAACTTTCGATCGCAAACAAGGAAGCGTTTGAAACAAACTACTGGTTACGACTTTTGAAAGATGTTGAACTGGCTGAAACTGAAGTCGTCGAGTCACTCTTGATGGGCTGTGACGGTCTTCAGCGAATGCTCGTAGCTTCGATCAAGACCGCAAAGTCGAGGGCTTAGATTCGAGTTCTAAGTTCTCAATTCTCAGTTTTCAGATTGCTTAATTTATGAAGAAGTTTTTC
The DNA window shown above is from Acidobacteriota bacterium and carries:
- a CDS encoding ATP-binding cassette domain-containing protein, whose amino-acid sequence is MKEQTVTLRVDRVTKRFGEFTAVEDLSFEVRSGRVFGFLGPNGAGKTTTIRMIVGITAPDEGSIRLFGRDIDEKLQDRMGYLPEERGLYKKIKVVEQLRYFAALKGVSRKEADRRIDYWLDRMRLSEWKNKKTTDLSKGMSQKIQFIATVLHDPELLILDEPFSGLDPVNVEFLIEVVSELKAQHKTIIFSTHLMETAERLCDDIILINKARMVLSGTLREVKESFGSNLISLRADSAEAILADTSLVSKAIAHADETVVVLADGVDEQMLLKRLVANGSRVTKFEKIEPSLNDIFIEKVRSEN
- a CDS encoding four helix bundle protein, translating into MKTNILKEKSYKFALRTVRLGLMLQREKKVFILSRQIMRSGTSIGANIEESYQGESRADFIHKLSIANKEAFETNYWLRLLKDVELAETEVVESLLMGCDGLQRMLVASIKTAKSRA